The Paenibacillus sophorae genome has a segment encoding these proteins:
- a CDS encoding YheC/YheD family protein: MEQKIVGILLNAAAHRGVPQGRTGWESLACYEEAADAYGLTPCYLKLSDIDLVTGYSVAYIKGHQGYKRVVIPIPEVIHNRAIYPPGNTGTDRLAARGVKVFNRRSRYGKDEIHRLLSLNSGLLRHLPVTDAGSEGLRRMMEQYPDLILKPRRGSIGRGIMRLRREGKESWVLDYLHNGRMVTVNIDPIRLPYALLRRMDAGSYLIQERIPLAEAGGRSFDLRVTVQRGWGGEWVVTGLFAKLAPPGGFVSNIAQGGEAAQAAFALEQAFPARAAAHYRMSAASLGLTVAHCLERSLPGLADVGLDIGLTRDGQLFFIECNGRDQRYGFYKAGLPEVWKDSYRRPMGYARYLLEGGAER; encoded by the coding sequence ATGGAGCAAAAAATCGTCGGTATCCTGCTGAATGCCGCCGCCCACCGGGGCGTTCCCCAAGGCAGGACGGGGTGGGAATCCCTTGCATGCTACGAGGAAGCCGCAGACGCCTACGGCCTGACTCCCTGCTATTTGAAGCTGTCGGACATTGATCTCGTCACCGGTTACAGCGTCGCTTATATCAAGGGTCATCAAGGCTATAAGAGAGTCGTTATACCCATTCCCGAAGTCATCCATAACCGGGCTATCTATCCTCCCGGAAATACCGGGACCGATCGGCTGGCTGCCCGTGGGGTAAAGGTGTTCAACCGGCGCAGCCGGTACGGCAAGGACGAGATCCACCGGCTGCTGTCGCTTAATTCCGGACTTCTCCGCCATCTTCCGGTTACGGATGCCGGAAGCGAAGGATTGCGGAGAATGATGGAGCAGTATCCGGATCTTATTCTAAAGCCCCGCCGGGGGAGCATCGGAAGAGGGATCATGCGTCTGAGACGCGAAGGCAAGGAAAGCTGGGTCTTGGATTATCTGCATAATGGCCGGATGGTCACTGTCAATATCGATCCCATCAGACTCCCGTATGCGCTGCTGCGCCGTATGGATGCCGGCTCTTATCTCATCCAGGAGCGCATTCCGCTTGCGGAGGCGGGCGGAAGATCCTTTGATTTACGGGTCACCGTCCAGCGGGGATGGGGCGGCGAATGGGTCGTCACCGGCCTCTTCGCCAAGCTGGCGCCTCCTGGCGGATTTGTCTCCAACATCGCCCAAGGCGGAGAAGCGGCACAAGCCGCCTTTGCGCTGGAGCAGGCTTTTCCTGCCCGCGCCGCCGCCCATTACCGCATGTCGGCTGCAAGCCTCGGCCTTACGGTCGCACACTGTCTGGAGCGCAGCCTGCCCGGACTGGCTGATGTTGGACTCGACATCGGGCTTACGCGGGACGGACAGCTTTTTTTCATCGAATGCAATGGACGGGACCAGCGGTACGGATTCTACAAGGCGGGATTGCCGGAAGTCTGGAAGGACAGCTACCGGCGGCCGATGGGATATGCGCGGTATTTGCTGGAAGGCGGAGCGGAGCGATAA
- the asd gene encoding archaetidylserine decarboxylase (Phosphatidylserine decarboxylase is synthesized as a single chain precursor. Generation of the pyruvoyl active site from a Ser is coupled to cleavage of a Gly-Ser bond between the larger (beta) and smaller (alpha chains). It is an integral membrane protein.), protein MVKRLLRLMTELSSHRWISRIMGAFSHSRISRFLIPAFIRTYHIPASQAEKDLREYSTLNEFFSRRLKPGMRPVTEETDALASPVDAMITAMGKIESGTILNVKGQDYNLEELLNHSPHQELYKKGFFFVLYLSPTDYHRIHSPVTGKKTESDHIRGRCYPVNEFGMKHMKGVLCRNERLITYIAHSAGEVAVVKVGAMNVSSIRYSVEGKSAWEIGEDLAYFEFGSTVVLLTESGIFSPRPGLEPGTKVKMGELLGFLQPSK, encoded by the coding sequence ATGGTTAAACGACTCCTGCGGCTGATGACCGAGCTGTCCTCGCACAGATGGATTTCCCGCATAATGGGCGCTTTTTCCCACAGCAGAATCAGCCGCTTTCTTATCCCGGCATTTATCCGGACCTATCATATTCCCGCCTCGCAGGCCGAGAAAGACCTCCGGGAATACTCGACCCTCAACGAGTTCTTCAGCCGCAGGCTGAAGCCGGGCATGCGGCCCGTCACGGAAGAGACGGACGCTCTGGCAAGTCCCGTGGACGCGATGATTACAGCAATGGGTAAAATTGAATCGGGAACGATTCTGAATGTAAAAGGACAAGATTATAACCTGGAGGAGCTGCTGAACCATTCTCCCCACCAGGAGCTTTACAAGAAAGGCTTTTTTTTCGTGCTGTACTTAAGTCCTACCGATTATCACCGCATTCATTCTCCAGTTACCGGAAAAAAGACGGAGAGCGACCACATTCGCGGGCGCTGCTATCCCGTTAACGAATTCGGCATGAAGCATATGAAAGGCGTGCTGTGCCGCAACGAGCGGCTGATCACCTATATTGCCCACAGCGCCGGTGAAGTTGCAGTGGTGAAGGTGGGCGCGATGAACGTCAGCAGCATCCGCTATTCGGTCGAAGGCAAAAGTGCATGGGAAATCGGCGAGGACCTCGCTTATTTCGAGTTCGGTTCGACCGTTGTGCTGCTGACCGAAAGCGGCATTTTCAGCCCCCGTCCGGGACTTGAGCCCGGCACGAAGGTCAAGATGGGCGAACTGCTTGGATTTTTGCAGCCATCCAAATAA
- the gpmA gene encoding 2,3-diphosphoglycerate-dependent phosphoglycerate mutase: MYEIVLLRHGESEYNRQNLFTGWSDPDLTEKGIQEAKDAGRMLKEAGYTFDLAFASVLKRSIKTLNLVLEELDLLWIPVQKSWKLNERHYGALQGLSKSETAEKYGDEQLHIWRRSLSVRPPQLEPDDPRYARNDRRYQEVRPEDIPRGESLEDTVHRVGDFWGNRIVPLVRKKERVLISAHGNTLRALIKYMEDIDEAALLNLNIPTGIPLVYELDDDVKPIRRFYLGEPGKVEAKAREVANQGKVSE, from the coding sequence ATGTACGAAATCGTGTTGCTACGCCATGGAGAGAGCGAATACAACCGGCAGAATCTGTTTACCGGCTGGAGCGATCCGGATCTCACGGAGAAGGGAATACAGGAAGCCAAGGACGCGGGCAGAATGCTTAAGGAAGCCGGATATACGTTCGACCTCGCCTTTGCTTCGGTGCTCAAGCGTTCCATCAAGACGCTCAATCTCGTTCTGGAAGAGCTGGACCTGCTGTGGATTCCCGTGCAGAAATCGTGGAAGCTGAACGAGCGCCATTACGGCGCGCTTCAGGGCCTCAGCAAGTCGGAGACAGCGGAAAAATATGGCGATGAGCAGCTGCATATTTGGCGGCGCAGCCTGTCGGTCCGGCCGCCGCAGCTGGAGCCGGACGATCCGCGCTACGCGAGAAACGACAGACGCTACCAGGAGGTGCGTCCCGAAGATATTCCCCGCGGCGAGAGTCTGGAGGACACGGTGCACCGGGTCGGCGATTTCTGGGGAAACCGGATCGTGCCGCTCGTCCGCAAGAAAGAGCGCGTGCTCATTTCGGCGCACGGCAATACGCTGCGCGCGCTGATTAAATATATGGAAGACATCGACGAGGCCGCGCTGCTGAACCTGAATATCCCGACCGGTATTCCTCTCGTCTACGAGCTGGATGACGATGTGAAGCCGATCCGCCGGTTCTATCTCGGCGAGCCGGGGAAGGTGGAGGCCAAAGCCCGCGAGGTGGCAAATCAGGGCAAGGTAAGCGAATGA
- a CDS encoding AraC family transcriptional regulator — MLHASPSAFVILPALAKIVCEPGWKWQKREKPLPNYDLFYVWSGEGTVVRNGAAYEVGKGSCFLFRPGDHTSASHNPQKPLVLTYIHFDVKEPVTDIPEPYRKLTETLEFEHLLARYVRLFLVKTFAAEEEGQLILKQIMINLLREDRVMPVERSVSNQLVEVIHEVANYISQHPGAVHRVEELAARAGLSPRYFSIKFKELIGSSVQSYVIRTRIERAQHLLLYAGMNVTEVADALGYRDIFFFSRQFKQHTGKSPSEIR; from the coding sequence ATGCTTCATGCATCGCCGTCCGCTTTTGTCATCCTCCCCGCCTTGGCCAAAATCGTCTGCGAGCCGGGATGGAAATGGCAGAAAAGGGAGAAGCCGCTGCCCAATTACGATCTGTTCTACGTCTGGAGCGGCGAAGGAACGGTTGTGCGCAACGGCGCAGCCTATGAAGTCGGGAAGGGAAGCTGTTTCCTGTTTCGTCCGGGAGATCATACAAGCGCATCGCATAACCCGCAGAAGCCGCTTGTGCTTACATATATTCATTTTGACGTCAAGGAGCCGGTCACCGATATTCCCGAGCCCTACCGCAAGCTGACGGAGACGTTGGAATTCGAGCATTTGCTTGCACGCTATGTACGGCTGTTTCTGGTCAAGACCTTCGCCGCGGAGGAAGAGGGCCAACTGATTCTCAAGCAGATTATGATCAACCTTCTGCGGGAAGACCGGGTCATGCCGGTGGAACGCAGCGTCAGCAACCAACTGGTGGAGGTCATTCACGAGGTCGCGAATTATATCAGCCAGCATCCCGGCGCTGTGCATCGGGTGGAGGAGCTGGCTGCCCGGGCAGGTCTGTCGCCCCGCTATTTTTCCATCAAATTCAAGGAGCTGATCGGCTCCTCCGTGCAGTCTTACGTTATTCGCACCCGGATCGAACGGGCCCAGCATTTGCTGCTGTACGCGGGAATGAACGTGACGGAAGTGGCGGATGCGCTCGGATACCGCGATATTTTCTTTTTCAGCCGCCAGTTCAAGCAGCATACAGGGAAGAGCCCCTCGGAAATTCGCTGA